From Mugil cephalus isolate CIBA_MC_2020 chromosome 4, CIBA_Mcephalus_1.1, whole genome shotgun sequence:
CAACCCTACTAAGCGGGAGCTCGGCCAGATGGCTAAAGATGTGGACAAAAATGGTAAATATACATACATTCAAATGTCCTCATATGGAAACAAACTTCATTCTTTAACATGCTAAAATCATCAAACTGGTTCTGTAAATGGCTATTATTAGATGGGCCTTTTAAACTGTATGCACCACTGACAAAGATTTACATAATAACATAGTTAATAAAGCTAGGTAGTCGTGGTCTTACAGCCAGTGTGTTACTGTACTAgatatattattactatattaggtatacaaataaaattaaatgtaccAAGTGCAACAATCGTGTAGTGTAAGGTTTAAATCGGTTGGTTGaactttattttacaaatgGCAATGCTGTAACAGGCTGTGTAAGTTGGTTCTTTTTACAAACACAAGTaacaacaaaatgcatttaagaTATACCCTGCAGTTTTTCAGAGCTGCACCCAGAGGTAGAAGCTTTATCTCTCTCAAGCTGAGCCCAAACCAATTAAATGCTTAAAGTGCTCATATAAGTTCTCTAATGATAGCTTGAACATTCACACTAGCTAAAGTGTTGGTTGGCAAACATAACTGTTGTTTATTAGTTGTTGCTATGATAAGGCTGAGATAAATTAATCTCAAGGCATATTTGGAATTAACCTTTGCACATAATGGAGTCTGGTATTTTATTACGAATCTAGACAGCCTGAAGATTTAAGTAGCAGACCTATGTGCAGCTTTCTCTGGAATGAGTGTGTTACAAAATGCATTATAAAAGCACAACACGTTATCTAATACTGCAGTATTACTGCAGGCTTCCGTTTTAATCGCTAGGTGGCAGTGTTTCACAGTGTGTGATCTGTTTGCTCTGGGGTTCATAAAGACGTTTGGCCCCGCCCCaatcccccctcccctcccccccaccgCCAGCAGCCCCtagaaaaacaaccaatcaTCTGAAGACTTGCTGGACTAAAGCCAGATTTGAACATCCTGCATTTTCCTGatttgaacatttaaatgtctaTGGCCAGTCTGAAATGCCcacagtttttttaaaattacattgtTGCAGATTACTATTAGTTCCAAATAAACTTTTTTCCTATATTTTATGGTCTCCATCAAAATTAATTTAGAAATTACATCAGATTAATTCTCTAAAATGTCTGGGGCATCACTGTGAAATTACATATTccataaaatatacaaataataataataataatttttcttCAATCACTACATGTGAGTTGAATTCAATGCACTGAAATAGTGCATGATTCTGATTTAAAGGGGAACTTTAACTTCAATATATTTTTGCTGCAGTTAGGGTACGTCAGATTTTCTTATATTTGCACAATTTCATCTGCAGTGCTGGAGGATATCCATACCATTTCCTTTCCTGTTTCCTATTTCCCCTACTCTTTCCTGCTCCCTGTATacctcccttttctctctgagcAAATGCAAACAGAGAATTTGTATGAAGAGAATTTCTGGAAAAACGTTCCAAGGCACTTTCTTTGAAAGTAGTTGATTATTGTTAGATAGTTACAGTATAATTATTGTTAAAGTTTGAATATGAATCATTTTGCCCTCTAGTTCTTGAATATAGATTATGTTtctattcatgtgtgtgtttttttctttttctttttactttgttcAATAGactaacattttttaatttttcaggcAAAGGGATGTTTAACTGTGAAAGCTTCCTGGGTCTAATGGCACTGTATCATGAAAGAACCAAGAACCAGGATGCAGAACTCAGAGCAGCTTTTAAAGTGTTTGATAAAGAGGCCAAGGGATATATTGACTGGAACACACTCAAGTAAGAATCAAAATTGTGATGTGTAAGTTAGTTTGcaattatttttcagcttttatgtCAAACCATTGCAAGATAGCCTTCGAATCAAAATCCAGGTATAACAAACTGAACGAAAGCACTGCAAACAAATTCACCAGTTTGAGTTTAACACCAATTTGTTGTGGATTCacgtttaatttaattaatttaattccaGGTACGTACTGATGAATGCAGGAGAACCACTGAGTGAGATCGAGGCAGAGCAGATGATGAAGGAAGCCGACAGAGACGGAGATGGAACTATTGATTATGAAGGTAAATCCCGATTAAAGGCCATGATTGCTCTAAGTTAAAAGTACATACttaattctttttaaaaccATAGCCTTTAAATTGACCACAGAACTATTTTAACGAGTGATCTATTGTTGTgtacaaagaaatattttaagctgtattttagttcttattattttcacagttaaaaaaaaaaaacttcgtTTGACATTCATGGATTGGTTATCAAAATTCTTAACATGCTATTTACTAGtgatttactgttaatttttactttactttcttttcagAATTTGTGGCGATGATGACTGGGAATTTGTTCAAAATGAGTTGAAGACTCCAATAACTTTGTTCAATACTTCTGTTGAAAACGTTTTGTGTGCACTataatgaaaatgtgtcaaaatgtgtGATTTGTGAATATCTGTATTCcttcacataaaaaaagacaaaaacactgatgttttgctgttgtttgtgcGCTTCTGAGTGAATTGACTTTGTTAAAGGTTAGACACAAGACATGATAGGGTTAATTTCCTCAGACCTGCCACCCGGATGCAGTCATTCACATGGGTCTGACAGCATCTGGTGTGCAGAGCCATTAAATCCCATTCTCATCCCTGCAAAGCCAAACAGGCAGCTGAGGGAGCCAACCGCATTTGTCATCTTGAAGCCATTAGACCAATTGCAGGGTAAAGGGGGAGGGAGCTTGCTCCACTGATCTCTGTTCGCAGCATCCCTAGAGCAGCCTCTGTTGTGTGAAATACAAGAAAGGGCAAGACGGCGGGAGTAGACTATAGGAGGCAATCGGAGAACTGGAAGGGAATCTCTTGGGGGCTGCCAGGATAGGGTTACTTTGGGTGTGCGGAGCCAGTCTTCAGAGAACATGGCTGTTTTGTCAATGTAAACAGCCTGTGCCATACCTGCATTGCTAAAGGggaagcagaagaggaggaggaggaggaggaggaggaggaggggcagaCTCTGGAGGAAATGTTGCCTGTTCCAATGAAATCTGTCTGTCTTTAGCTAGCCCCAACCTGCCGCATTTCACCTCTGATCATGCATGTTGTATGTTAAGGTATGTATACATCTCTAACCCGAGAAGGCACACGAGTAAGACTTAGTGGTGTCGACGGGATTAGCAGCTCAGCTGTTAGTGAAACACAGCTGAGACACAGTACATCTTAACTAAAAATAACATGTAGCGATAATAAGACCTTAACAAGATCCTGACAAAGATCATACTGTAGAATGCTGCATGCTCTGCCTTTGTGCAGCTCAAGGATTTCTAACTGGACAACAGCAATGACTGAATccagtctttgtttttcattggtTGGCTTCAGTTGCACATGTTCCTCATTAAGAGCAGacaggatgaggagggaggaatgGATCATATGTCCATGCCTTCCTGTGTCACCACAGAACAAAATGGAAAGCAGGTTCCTGTTTTAAAACTCCTCACGTATGTAAatcttgtggaaaaaaaaaggttctcaCTCTCATGGGATGTGTATAGTACGTGTGTGGGTGGGAGGCACATGTACGGAGCCTTGGATGCAGTGGATATTTATGGAacctctgagtgtgtgtgtgtggtaatgtgtgtgtgtgtgtgtgggtgggtgggttgaGCAGAATTTGACGTTCGAGCGTGCTGCCAACACATTTCCTCACAGTGCACGTTACAGTTGGAGTGGTTCGTACTCCTCTGAATTTATCAAGTCTGTTATGCCAATTTCCTCCTGTGCGTTTGCTAACCACATCCTGCCCAAAACACCTACCACAACCATGCTGGCACAATCAGACATGGGTTTAACAAAAGTGAGGGTGGGCTGTGCCAAAActgaatgtttgattttttttcaagattTAAGATGCAAAAATCAAACGGCCTGGTGgcgtttaaaagaaaatcaatgtgATTCCCGTAGTttcatgtaaaacacacacagttaataaatattcacattttcttttgggTTTAATTCAACAGGTCTTATGGCCAAAGCACCATCGACGCCTCAGCGGACCCCACAACAGAGGGAAGACACGTGTGTCGAACATGAGGTGCACTAGAGACTGAGCGATATCCTCACAGATTAAAAATACATCCTTCAGTTGAAACAGTTACACCTGACCATGGCTGTAAATACAGCTAAGACGACTGCAAGTTTTCTCTCCACAACTGCCACAACCAACACAGTCCCCTTCATCTCAACGAGCCCCGGGGCCCGAGACAATATCACCTCGAGGACATTAATGACTGTTACAATAACAACTAATGAAACCAGCTTAAATGCCACCACGTTACCCGAGGTGGTGATTGAGGGCTCGGGTATGGGAATGCTGCTCGTACCCTTTGGGATCATCACTGTCATTGGCCTAGCAGTGGCCATAGTAAGGAGCTGTTTAAACACTGCCACAATATATGCTCTGTGATGTAGTTTGGATAAGAGATTACTGTATTTGTGCTTctcattgtgtctgtttttctccGTTGTAGATGCTGTATATACGGAAACGGAAGCGGTAAgtttagaaatattttatttgccgAACCTACAACCAATAATTTCACTGTACGCCACTTTGCTTTAATATTGTGACAAACGTTCTAAAATATCTGCCTCAGTTACTGCAAGCTCTAGCTCATTAGGTATTTTTACAGTCCCTGTTCCTCTAGAGACTACATGTAAAATTCCTGAACCCTGCAACCAGGCAGCTGTCAACTGATCATCGTCTCTAATATTTTATCGTACAGGTTGGAGAAATTGAGACACCAGCTCATGCCCATGTACAACTTTGACCCggctgaagaacaagatgaccTGCTGGAACAGGAACTACTGGACCACGGCCGAGATGGTAGCCTCACAGGGCCTAATGCCAAGGTAGGAAAGTCATATCCCCCCGCTGTAGCGTCACTGGGGCAAAAGATTTGATTACTACGTATTACTTAAGATATTTAATGCGTGTAATAGACATCAATGGAAGACTGTGGGAATTGCCAAAGTGTACATTTAAATACTCAATGATCCCCCATTTAAATGCAGACTGTAAGtgcgtttttattttagtgtacattttttagatttaagtttgtttgttaatttgagTCCATTTGTCTGGTCATAAttcttctttactttcttttaagTTTTGACAATGGCATAGTGCTAAAAAGGCAAACATGGTAAAGTATCACCCGTGTGTCCCTTTAAACCATTTCTCTTCTCCCCACTACCCTTATTCTTCCATGCCGTCTCTGGTTCAGTGTCTCAAACAGCAGCTAGTAGTCTACAAGtctaaaactcattttaaataaacatatttagtAATCTGCATTACAGCCTGTGCACACAGGCACACTTTTCCTTTGAACCTACATCCATCTTATCTTCCACATCCTTTCCTTCATGGTCCCTCAACtaaatatttatacataaaatattcCAGGGGCCACATGaagcacaaaaaacatttttagttgtTGTCAGATGTGAACAAACTTCCACTTTATATGTGAAAACGTAAATGACAAAGAAACACTATGAATAGGTTCATTTTTATTCGTTACATGTTATTTTGgggcatttttatttagtagCCAAAGTTTTCTCAAGCTCACCACAGCTGCATGTCACAACTGAACCAACCCGATGGATACTGagcattttaaatgcagttttagaagatatgtttgtatttttaataaacatttttgtgtaattttcacAAACTTAAGTGAGCTTTCTGAACTCAATGAACTCCTTATGTACTCTGTGGCCTCTGGTGCTAATTGTTTTTTTCCGGTTTCAATAATGAATCAGTCCACAGCCTAATACATTAAGTTGATTTAACCATCCTAATTGCtctaaaattaacaaaaacaccATGTAGCACAGACACTTGCTATAGGGGAAGATTCAGGGCTGGAGCCACTGCGTGATCTTGGTGTCACTAACAGTTTTATCTCCTCTCTGTTCTGTTGCTCATCATCTGCCCCGAAGACTCTCACAACCTCCCAAGGGACAACGCAGAGGCCCAGTCGTCTGGTCTTCACAGATGTAGCCAAAGCTCTCAACGCTTAACAGCTCTCTTCCATTAGTTGATTTCAGTTTGCAGTGACTCGCTGGCCTCACTGAAACACAGACTGATGCTCAGGAAGGAAAATGAAGGGAAACTGGACTGTTCATAGGAGCAAGCGGAGCTCTGGTGACTATTTCCATTGCAGTATATGAATAAGAGTGGCTTTCACATAATGAACAGGGTGCATGATTGATAAGGGAGCCCAACGACAGGCATCACATATGATCTTGCACTGTTATTATTTGGCACACAAACGCCACGTGatgcactttttaaatgaatcatgttGTGTCATTGCTGTTGAAGTGTTTGGTAGCTTGTCAGCAAAGTTCTTCCATGTTCCCTTAACGAGAAGTGTAAACTTGTGTTATAGTAATTTTGTGGTCTCTGACAAGCTTGGATTTGTTGCCATCCTTAAGTGAAGTGTTCCTCTCCATTTGGTTTTCTCtttattgaaaaatgaatgattgTTTCCATCTGTacacattaaaactatttaaaccAATTTCAAAAAAGGGTCTCACTTCCAAGTCTgtcgcaaaaaaaaacaaaaaacaaactaacaagtTGATAAGTGTGATATTTTATTGATAAGCGATAAAGAAGCAGAGTAACACAAATCACAAGGTAAAAGAAtcataacaaaatatatatcacaGGTTTGTGAGTTGTATTAATGAAGTGGATGAGGACACATCAATAACATAACTAcaaaaaaaggtgttaaaagAAAGGCTTTAAGATGATTTCTCAAGTTACACTTCAACTTTTCAAGAGTTGAAAATGGATCAAGTACTTTATGTAACTATATCACTAGTAAGATCACAGAACAACATTGTCCCCATATAGAGAGTAAATATCCAGACACAACTCGTGTAAAATAACATACATCGACTCAGCTGTAGTTACATCAAAAGGCACCCTTCAGGCTGACTTCCATTCACTGACGGTCATATGAATGTAGTGAGATGAGATGTGTGGACTACGACAGTACTAGTTTGAAAGTTATTTCAAGATTTCATGATCCACGTCGCCTGTCGGTCTGATGGGAACCACTGGCCACAATCAGCCGTGGGTCTCCCCAGAAATGAGCCAGGCTTGTTTGTCTTCAGAGGTAGTCCAGGGGTTAAGTCAAAAGTCAACAAGTTAAGTCAATGCAGTTGAACATTGAACTTATCTGCAACTCGGCAGCAATTTAGTGAACAATGCTGAAATGCATGAAACGTCTGAAATACATCATATGATCAGTGACAAAAGAAGCAAGTTGCAGGTGGAAGAAACGCTTAAATGTACACAGTAAATGATGGGTGATATTCAAGTAATGTACAGTACTGAGCAACTTGTAAGTGATACATCGTTCATGTCCGCCACACATGAAATCAGAGGATGCTGGCGCATTTGCAATGATGACTTAACTGTCGGTTTAAGTGCAGAGACTCTCAATAAAAAGGTCtcgaaaacattttttaaaagaaccCCAGAGACTGGAAAATGTCTCTCTGAGTAACAAGAGCCCCTGAGCTCCTTCTGTAAATCCTCTTTAATCTACTATGTGGTTATGATGATTCACTACAGATACATCCAGATAGATCTATGAACTAAACTAAtagtttttaattcattccTTTAATATTCAATTATATTTTCTGTAGATTTATTTCCCCTGCATTACAGTCTGGTGCCACGTATGTAAATCTGCTGGAGAATAATACATTCTCTTcagtctgtgtctttttgtttttgcgcaATTCTAACAAGTAAAACTCTTTATACGTAAAACAGGCTAAATAATATAACATGTGGACGTTGGTATCATTAATCGTAGCTACAAACTTGAAACCCAACATTTCCTCACTCTACCAGTAACAGGTAGactggttttatatttattcatttatatttattcagatttcGGCCTACACCCAAATACAATGGAGACGAATTGAGTTTTACTGATGGTGTTCAAAGCATTAAACGCCACATAGACAGCCACCTGCCTTACCAGGAACAGTACACCTTAATGTACACAAAACTCGTGCTCAACGTTTTtcatggaaaacattttttttttagtatattGTATTACTATATGCTGTCagaggtaaataaaaatatcctttaaaaggAGAGTTTGTGACGTGAATCGAttaagcaataaaacacacccTCGCTTCAATACAATCAGGTGTTTTGTTGCTGCCTCAGTCGGTCTGGTGCGACCGGTGGCTAACATTAGCCGTAACTCTCATGTATTTCAGCACTTTGTGGTTATTTGCTGCCATGAATTAAGAGTGTCACACGTACAATTTACAGTGTAAGAATCAGAAAATACATgatgtagtaaaaaaaaaaatgagaaaagaataacaaactcaaaaaaaggtATGTCATGAGGAACTACACCCTAAAAAGCAAGTATTTCATCAAGTTGTTGTAAACTATTGgctgcattttatttcccaGGAGAACAAAGTCTCACTTCAGTTTTTAACCAAatacagtttttgtgtgtgtgtgtgggtgtatgtgtgtgtgtgtgtatttatttattttttaaagaaatgaccCCGATGCTATTTGTACACTTCTATCACTGGAGTGTAACATCGgcttctgtgtgtttgcttgtcgGCATGTATGTAGCCCTGAAGAGCACGCCTGTACTGTCTATCTGCACATGAACttgcgtgcatgtgtttgtgtgtgtgtgtgtgtgtgtgcgtgtgtgtgtgtgcacagtaaTAATTTACTGTAAGTCACTGCTGCAGGAGTGAAGAAAGTTGCTTTCTTGGAGATCTTCTGTCTTTTATGTTACTGAGGTAGAATGAGAGATTTAGAAACTGAGGGTAACTGAGGTTTAAATGAGGTCTTTGTGTCAAGGCATACTGGTAATGTCAAATACAGATCAGaaatgcacaacaaacacagcaccATAATTATTACTGAGTAGACAACATGTTCCTGAATAGTTTTGTACCTGAGGTTTCAATATGGTGTAAAAGCACTGTTAATAGTGAGATCCTGAGTGTGGTAAAATGACAAATCAACACTGCTGTTGACTTCAGTATgagtgaaagttttttttctccaaaataaaatatccatttGGGCTGCTGGTTGGAAGGAAACATTGaatatcacttttttttatgctaTCGGAATCCTTTGATTTTGAACACTTAAACCGAAGGTGGACATTTGATTTTTGCATAAAACCTTTCACATCAACTCCAGCACACCATGTTTATATTGTAACATtggtataaaaaaacaaaacgtcgCCGTCTTTCTCCCGTTTCACACGAGAATCCATGACACTTGAGTTAGAagcatgtttttataaaaaaaaaaaaaa
This genomic window contains:
- the LOC125006593 gene encoding calglandulin-like yields the protein MASKLTQQQITEYKGVFEMFDEEGNGEAKTQELERLMSLMGINPTKRELGQMAKDVDKNGKGMFNCESFLGLMALYHERTKNQDAELRAAFKVFDKEAKGYIDWNTLKYVLMNAGEPLSEIEAEQMMKEADRDGDGTIDYEEFVAMMTGNLFKMS
- the si:ch211-161c3.5 gene encoding uncharacterized protein C3orf18 isoform X3 → MAKAPSTPQRTPQQREDTCVEHEMLYIRKRKRLEKLRHQLMPMYNFDPAEEQDDLLEQELLDHGRDGSLTGPNAKTLTTSQGTTQRPSRLVFTDVAKALNA
- the si:ch211-161c3.5 gene encoding uncharacterized protein C3orf18 homolog isoform X1 is translated as MAVNTAKTTASFLSTTATTNTVPFISTSPGARDNITSRTLMTVTITTNETSLNATTLPEVVIEGSGMGMLLVPFGIITVIGLAVAIMLYIRKRKRLEKLRHQLMPMYNFDPAEEQDDLLEQELLDHGRDGSLTGPNAKTLTTSQGTTQRPSRLVFTDVAKALNA
- the si:ch211-161c3.5 gene encoding uncharacterized protein C3orf18 homolog isoform X2, yielding MAVNTAKTTASFLSTTATTNTVPFISTSPGARDNITSRTLMTVTITTNETSLNATTLPEVVIEGSGMGMLLVPFGIITVIGLAVAIMLYIRKRKRLEKLRHQLMPMYNFDPAEEQDDLLEQELLDHGRDGSLTGPNAKF